Proteins found in one Quercus robur chromosome 2, dhQueRobu3.1, whole genome shotgun sequence genomic segment:
- the LOC126715895 gene encoding potassium channel AKT2/3 isoform X1 produces MEMKFSPNDLHLASSNMKRGNQKDQHDELETSQHEENDISSPLNMRNLSKIILPPLGASSYNQNQIKSKGRIISPMDSRYRIWEAFMVLLVAYSAWVYPFEVAFLNFYPERGLWIADNIVDLFFGVDIVLTFFVAYIDSRTQLLVRDSGKIAKRYLSTWFLMDVASTVPFELVGYLITGNREMGLSYSLLGMLRFWRLRRVKQLFTRLEKDIRFSYFWVRCARLLSVTLFTMHCAGCFYYKLADMYPHKGKTWIGVLNPNFKETSLWIRYISAMYWSITTMTTVGYGDLHAQNTVEMVFIIFYMLFNLGLTAYIIGNMTNLVVEGTRRTMEFRNSIEAASNFGCRNRLPAKLKVQILAYMCLRFKAESLNQQHLLGQLPQSICKNIFQHLFLPTVEKVYLFKGISKENLLNMVAKMKAEYIPPREDVIMQNEAPDDVYIIVSGEVEIINCENDKEEVVGTLHSGDMFGEVGALYCRPQSHTYRTKTLSQLLSLKTSALLDTTHTKLEDYKRMLKNILQHQKKLKDLSIGDLNVDNGEEEGDPNMDSNLLTVADTGNAAFLDELLRARFDPDIGDSEGRTPLHIAASKGHEDCVFVLLKHACNVHVRDNNGNTALWDAIASKHSSIFRILYQYAAVRDPYTAGDLLCTAAKRDNITVMEELLKEGISVDSKDLHGYTAIQIAMAKKNVDMVNLLMMNGADIIDVNSYEFPSTTLNEMLQKREVGHRIVVHDTIPNEVLLGRHDEGEQNCKWKKPSGPICTPRVSIYRGNPVVRRETCCMESGRLIKLPDSLEQLKTIAGQKFGFDARNALVMDGEGAEIDSIEVIRDNDKLFIVEDSNSPM; encoded by the exons ATGGAGATGAAGTTTAGTCCAAATGATCTTCACTTAGCCTCCTCTAACATGAAGAGGGGTAACCAGAAAGACCAACACGACGAGCTGGAAACTTCACAACATGAAGAAAATGATATTTCATCACCTCTCAATATGCGTAACTTGTCCAAGATCATCCTTCCTCCATTGGGTGCTTCTAGttataatcaaaatcaaataaagtcaAAAGGGCGGATTATTTCGCCAATGGATTCAAGATATAG GATTTGGGAGGCATTTATGGTGCTTTTGGTTGCTTACTCAGCATGGGTTTACCCATTTGAGGTTGCATTTCTCAATTTCTATCCCGAGAGAGGACTGTGGATTGCAGACAATATTGTCGATCTATTTTTTGGGGTTGATATTGTCTTGACATTTTTCGTTGCATATATTGATTCAAGAACTCAGCTTCTAGTTCGTGACTCTGGAAAGATTGCCAAGAG GTATCTATCAACATGGTTCTTGATGGATGTGGCATCAACAGTCCCATTTGAGTTAGTGGGATACCTAATCACAGGCAACAGAGAAATGGGTCTCTCTTATTCACTCTTGGGCATGCTAAGATTTTGGAGACTCCGACGAGTTAAGCAACTCTTCACCAG GCTTGAGAAGGACATCAGGTTCAGTTATTTCTGGGTCCGATGTGCTAGGCTACTATCT GTGACACTATTTACGATGCACTGTGCTGGGTGTTTCTACTACAAGCTAGCTGACATGTACCCTCACAAAGGAAAGACATGGATTGGAGTTCTGAACCCAAATTTTAAAGAAACAAGCCTTTGGATACGATACATTTCAGCCATGTATTGGTCCATTACCACCATGACCACAGTTGGCTATGGAGACCTCCATGCACAAAACACTGTGGAAATggtctttattattttctacatGCTTTTCAACCTTGGCCTAACAGCTTACATAATTGGTAACATGACAAATTTAGTGGTTGAAGGAACTCGTCGTACTATGGAATTT AGAAATAGCATTGAAGCAGCATCAAATTTTGGATGCCGAAATCGTTTGCCTGCAAAGTTAAAAGTACAAATACTGGCTTATATGTGCTTGAGGTTTAAGGCTGAGAGCCTAAACCAGCAACACCTACTTGGACAGCTACCACAATCTATCTGCAAAAACATTTTCCAGCATTTATTTTTGCCTACCGTGGAGAAGGTCTATCTCTTTAAGGGCATCTCCAAGGAAAACTTGTTGAACATG GTTGCCAAAATGAAAGCTGAGTACATACCACCTAGAGAGGATGTTATAATGCAAAATGAAGCACCAGATGATGTTTACATAATTGTATCAGGTGAAGTTGAAATTATCAATTGTGAGAATGACAAAGAAGAAGTGGTTGGGACTTTGCATTCTGGAGACATGTTTGGAGAAGTTGGTGCACTTTATTGTAGACCTCAAAGCCATACATATCGAACCAAGACACTTTCACAACTCTTGAGTCTCAAAACCTCTGCTCTATTAGATACAACCCATACTAAACTAGAAGACTATAAGAGAATGTTGAAGAACATCCTTCAG CatcaaaaaaaactaaaggatCTAAGTATTGGAGATTTGAATGTGGACAATGGGGAAGAAGAGGGTGACCCAAACATGGATTCCAACTTGTTGACAGTTGCTGATACAGGCAATGCTGCTTTTCTAGATGAGCTTCTCAGGGCAAGGTTTGATCCTGATATTGGAGATTCTGAAGGAAGAACCCCATTG CACATAGCAGCATCAAAAGGGCATGAAGATTGTGTTTTTGTACTCCTTAAGCATGCATGCAACGTACATGTACGAG ACAATAATGGCAACACTGCATTATGGGATGCTATAGCATCGAAGCACAGTTCCATATTCCGAATCCTCTACCAATATGCTGCTGTTCGTGATCCATACACTGCTGGTGATCTTTTATGCACTGCTGCAAAAAGAGATAATATAACAGTGATGGAGGAACTATTGAAAGAAGGAATAAGTGTGGACTCAAAGGATCTCCATGGGTACACTGCAATTCAGATTGCCATGGCCAAAAAAAATGTGGACATGGTAAATCTACTTATGATGAATGGTGCAGACATTATTGATGTCAATTCATATGAGTTTCCTTCGACGACTCTAAACGAAATGCTGCAAAAGAGAGAGGTTGGGCACCGGATTGTTGTACATGATACCATTCCAAATGAAGTGCTTTTGGGGAGGCATGATGAAGGAGAGCAAAATTGCAAATGGAAAAAACCCAGTGGACCTATTTGTACTCCAAGGGTGAGCATTTATAGAGGCAATCCAGTTGTGAGGAGAGAAACTTGTTGCATGGAATCTGGGAGGTTAATTAAGTTGCCAGATTCACTAGAGCAGCTCAAGACCATTGCAG GTCAAAAGTTTGGGTTTGATGCAAGAAATGCTTTGGTAATGGATGGAGAAGGAGCAGAAATCGATTCTATTGAAGTGATTAGAGATAATGATAAACTTTTCATAGTTGAAGATTCAAATTCCCCAATGTAA
- the LOC126715895 gene encoding potassium channel AKT2/3 isoform X2, whose product MEMKFSPNDLHLASSNMKRGNQKDQHDELETSQHEENDISSPLNMRNLSKIILPPLGASSYNQNQIKSKGRIISPMDSRYRIWEAFMVLLVAYSAWVYPFEVAFLNFYPERGLWIADNIVDLFFGVDIVLTFFVAYIDSRTQLLVRDSGKIAKRYLSTWFLMDVASTVPFELVGYLITGNREMGLSYSLLGMLRFWRLRRVKQLFTRLEKDIRFSYFWVRCARLLSVTLFTMHCAGCFYYKLADMYPHKGKTWIGVLNPNFKETSLWIRYISAMYWSITTMTTVGYGDLHAQNTVEMVFIIFYMLFNLGLTAYIIGNMTNLVVEGTRRTMEFRNSIEAASNFGCRNRLPAKLKVQILAYMCLRFKAESLNQQHLLGQLPQSICKNIFQHLFLPTVEKVYLFKGISKENLLNMVAKMKAEYIPPREDVIMQNEAPDDVYIIVSGEVEIINCENDKEEVVGTLHSGDMFGEVGALYCRPQSHTYRTKTLSQLLSLKTSALLDTTHTKLEDYKRMLKNILQHQKKLKDLSIGDLNVDNGEEEGDPNMDSNLLTVADTGNAAFLDELLRARFDPDIGDSEGRTPLHIAASKGHEDCVFVLLKHACNVHVRDNNGNTALWDAIASKHSSIFRILYQYAAVRDPYTAGDLLCTAAKRDNITVMEELLKEGISVDSKDLHGYTAIQIAMAKKNVDMVNLLMMNGADIIDVNSYEFPSTTLNEMLQKREVGHRIVVHDTIPNEVLLGRHDEGEQNCKWKKPSGPICTPRVSIYRGNPVVRRETCCMESGRLIKLPDSLEQLKTIAGQKFGFDARNALVMDGEGAEIDSIKVIRDNDKLFIVEDSNSPM is encoded by the exons ATGGAGATGAAGTTTAGTCCAAATGATCTTCACTTAGCCTCCTCTAACATGAAGAGGGGTAACCAGAAAGACCAACACGACGAGCTGGAAACTTCACAACATGAAGAAAATGATATTTCATCACCTCTCAATATGCGTAACTTGTCCAAGATCATCCTTCCTCCATTGGGTGCTTCTAGttataatcaaaatcaaataaagtcaAAAGGGCGGATTATTTCGCCAATGGATTCAAGATATAG GATTTGGGAGGCATTTATGGTGCTTTTGGTTGCTTACTCAGCATGGGTTTACCCATTTGAGGTTGCATTTCTCAATTTCTATCCCGAGAGAGGACTGTGGATTGCAGACAATATTGTCGATCTATTTTTTGGGGTTGATATTGTCTTGACATTTTTCGTTGCATATATTGATTCAAGAACTCAGCTTCTAGTTCGTGACTCTGGAAAGATTGCCAAGAG GTATCTATCAACATGGTTCTTGATGGATGTGGCATCAACAGTCCCATTTGAGTTAGTGGGATACCTAATCACAGGCAACAGAGAAATGGGTCTCTCTTATTCACTCTTGGGCATGCTAAGATTTTGGAGACTCCGACGAGTTAAGCAACTCTTCACCAG GCTTGAGAAGGACATCAGGTTCAGTTATTTCTGGGTCCGATGTGCTAGGCTACTATCT GTGACACTATTTACGATGCACTGTGCTGGGTGTTTCTACTACAAGCTAGCTGACATGTACCCTCACAAAGGAAAGACATGGATTGGAGTTCTGAACCCAAATTTTAAAGAAACAAGCCTTTGGATACGATACATTTCAGCCATGTATTGGTCCATTACCACCATGACCACAGTTGGCTATGGAGACCTCCATGCACAAAACACTGTGGAAATggtctttattattttctacatGCTTTTCAACCTTGGCCTAACAGCTTACATAATTGGTAACATGACAAATTTAGTGGTTGAAGGAACTCGTCGTACTATGGAATTT AGAAATAGCATTGAAGCAGCATCAAATTTTGGATGCCGAAATCGTTTGCCTGCAAAGTTAAAAGTACAAATACTGGCTTATATGTGCTTGAGGTTTAAGGCTGAGAGCCTAAACCAGCAACACCTACTTGGACAGCTACCACAATCTATCTGCAAAAACATTTTCCAGCATTTATTTTTGCCTACCGTGGAGAAGGTCTATCTCTTTAAGGGCATCTCCAAGGAAAACTTGTTGAACATG GTTGCCAAAATGAAAGCTGAGTACATACCACCTAGAGAGGATGTTATAATGCAAAATGAAGCACCAGATGATGTTTACATAATTGTATCAGGTGAAGTTGAAATTATCAATTGTGAGAATGACAAAGAAGAAGTGGTTGGGACTTTGCATTCTGGAGACATGTTTGGAGAAGTTGGTGCACTTTATTGTAGACCTCAAAGCCATACATATCGAACCAAGACACTTTCACAACTCTTGAGTCTCAAAACCTCTGCTCTATTAGATACAACCCATACTAAACTAGAAGACTATAAGAGAATGTTGAAGAACATCCTTCAG CatcaaaaaaaactaaaggatCTAAGTATTGGAGATTTGAATGTGGACAATGGGGAAGAAGAGGGTGACCCAAACATGGATTCCAACTTGTTGACAGTTGCTGATACAGGCAATGCTGCTTTTCTAGATGAGCTTCTCAGGGCAAGGTTTGATCCTGATATTGGAGATTCTGAAGGAAGAACCCCATTG CACATAGCAGCATCAAAAGGGCATGAAGATTGTGTTTTTGTACTCCTTAAGCATGCATGCAACGTACATGTACGAG ACAATAATGGCAACACTGCATTATGGGATGCTATAGCATCGAAGCACAGTTCCATATTCCGAATCCTCTACCAATATGCTGCTGTTCGTGATCCATACACTGCTGGTGATCTTTTATGCACTGCTGCAAAAAGAGATAATATAACAGTGATGGAGGAACTATTGAAAGAAGGAATAAGTGTGGACTCAAAGGATCTCCATGGGTACACTGCAATTCAGATTGCCATGGCCAAAAAAAATGTGGACATGGTAAATCTACTTATGATGAATGGTGCAGACATTATTGATGTCAATTCATATGAGTTTCCTTCGACGACTCTAAACGAAATGCTGCAAAAGAGAGAGGTTGGGCACCGGATTGTTGTACATGATACCATTCCAAATGAAGTGCTTTTGGGGAGGCATGATGAAGGAGAGCAAAATTGCAAATGGAAAAAACCCAGTGGACCTATTTGTACTCCAAGGGTGAGCATTTATAGAGGCAATCCAGTTGTGAGGAGAGAAACTTGTTGCATGGAATCTGGGAGGTTAATTAAGTTGCCAGATTCACTAGAGCAGCTCAAGACCATTGCAG